From Schistocerca cancellata isolate TAMUIC-IGC-003103 chromosome 6, iqSchCanc2.1, whole genome shotgun sequence, a single genomic window includes:
- the LOC126191036 gene encoding allergen Tha p 1-like, with amino-acid sequence MQKCTLALFLACLVAAAAAYTTKYDNIDLDDVLHNDRLLKKYHECLLSDSDASCTPDGKELKAAIPDALTDDCAKCNEKQKAGAEKVIRFLIKEKPDLWTPLESKYDPTGTYRQKYGEELKRVSA; translated from the exons ATGCAGAAGTGTACTCTCGCCTTGTTTTTGGCGTGCCTTGTGGCGGCTGCTGCTGCGTACACCACCAAGTACGACAATATCGACCTGGACGACGTGCTGCACAACGACCGCCTGCTCAAGAAGTACCACGAGTGCCTCCTCTCTGACAGCGACGCTTCCTGCACGCCTGACGGGAAGGAGCTCAAGG CCGCCATTCCTGATGCGCTGACCGACGACTGTGCCAAATGCAACGAGAAGCAGAAGGCCGGAGCGGAGAAAGTGATCAGGTTCCTCATCAAGGAGAAGCCCGACCTGTGGACGCCGCTGGAGAGCAAGTACGACCCCACCGGCACCTACAGGCAGAAGTACGGCGAGGAACTCAAGAGGGTCTCCGCGTAA